A segment of the Anaeromicrobium sediminis genome:
TCTGGACTTTGAACTATCTTAATTTCCACATTTTTTAATTTTTCTTCTAATCTTTCCTTAAAGAAATTTACCCTTTCCTTTGATAAATCATAAATATATATTCGTTTTATAGGTCTAGCCGCACAAGCGTACAATAGCTGATAAAAACCTTGTACTCCCGTTCCTATTAATCCTACACTTTCACAATCTTCCCTAGTAGTATGCCTGATACCTACACCACCAACTGCTCCTGTTCTATAGGCAGTAAGTGCTGCACCATCCATCATGGCTAAGGGTTCTCCCGTTTTACTTTTATTTAAAATCATAGTTCCCTGAATTGATGCTATCCCATCTTTAATATTTTCAGGAAAAGTGGATACTATTTTAGTACCTGATACAGTATCTGTAAAGCAAGGCATATATAAAATAGTTCCCTCTTTTCGATCCACATGCATCCTATCAGGCATTTGAAAATTCTTGCTTTCATAGATTTTAAATGCCTTTTCAATAGAGTCCATCATTATATTGAGAGAAATTACTTCTTCCATATGTTTCTTACTTATATATAACATTTCTTCAATCCCCTTTCTTGGTCTGACCAGATTCTTTAAGTAGTAAATTCTATAGATTTTTAAAAAATCCTCCTTTAATTTTATAAATAAAAAAGGTGTACTTCGTACGCTTCGCTATGGAACCCTATGGTTCCCTTCGGCGCAACTGTAGTTGCTGAGCACCCTCCTTTAAAGAGGCAGGGGAATTCTTCCCCCACACCCCCTTATTTTTTTATACTTATACACAGTTTTGAAAATTTATAATTTCCTATTGCGTAAAAATAAAGGCTATGAAAATAATTCATAACCTTTGTTTCTTTATTCCCTTTAATCTGGAATTTTGTATTCATTTAATTTCCATTAATTATGTCTATACTCTTTTTTACTGCTCCTTCTATGGCGCTCAAATGATTTCCTTCTACTATATGAATCTCACTTTTACCACCCTTTTCATTTACTTCCTTACTAAAACTTTCAGTTAACTCTTTAAGGTTTGGTATGTGACTATTTGATTCTACAAACATATATAATGGTTTTTGCACACTGTCAGCATATTTTATTGGAGTCCTTAAACTAAACTCTATTTCATTATCCATGTTAAAAGGTATAATGTTTTTTAGTTGTTCATTGGCATCTAATTCTCCTTTAATATCTAATGGAGCAGCTCCAAAGGTTATGACACTTTTATATTTAGATGGCATCATTGAAGCTAATATGGAAGTGGCTCCTCCTAGACTATGACCTACAAGATATATATTCTTTTCATCCACATAGGATAGTTTACTTACATATTCACCTGCAGCTATTATGTCATCTACCTCTCCATATAATAATTCATAGTTACCATCATTCCCCTTTTCCCCTCTAACCATAGGAGTCATAACAACATACCCTGCATCCATATATGGTTTCATAAGATCCCAATAGGATTCATTTAATGAAAATCCCCCATGGACAAATACAATAGCTGGTTTCTTTATATTTTCTTCTTTATTCTCCGAAATCCATCCCTTTAATTTCAGTTCCCCAGATTCATAAGTTATCAAAGAAGCACCATTAGGCGTATTTAGTTCCTTACTTTTCCCTGGCACAGGTCCTCTTTTTATAATTTCACTTTTATGTTCCTCCCGTAGGGACATGAAAGTATTTTTGTCTTCTGCCTGACTGCATCCAGCAACAATAATTACTAACATTGTTAGAATTAATATAATTGACACTATTCTTTTCACTACGATTCCCCCTTTTAAATAATCATATATACCCTTTCAATTTAAATATGCTTTTTCCTCTTGAATTCCTTCTAAAAAAATTAAATAGGACGATTACTCTAACTAGAATAACCGTCCTTATATTTAATTAATTATCTCTATTACTTTAGAACTCTCTACTTTTCCTATATATGTAAAAACTATATTCTAT
Coding sequences within it:
- a CDS encoding ornithine cyclodeaminase family protein, which gives rise to MLYISKKHMEEVISLNIMMDSIEKAFKIYESKNFQMPDRMHVDRKEGTILYMPCFTDTVSGTKIVSTFPENIKDGIASIQGTMILNKSKTGEPLAMMDGAALTAYRTGAVGGVGIRHTTREDCESVGLIGTGVQGFYQLLYACAARPIKRIYIYDLSKERVNFFKERLEEKLKNVEIKIVQSPEDLVVNSEIIITATPAQSPVLPDDKELLKGKHVIAIGSYKLEMREIPKSLYELLDELYIDTEFAAEESGDVIVPVREGWIRSEQVKVFGKLLGDKENINKNKGTSLYKSVGMALFDLVVAEAIYDEAIKKCIGQKLGE
- a CDS encoding alpha/beta hydrolase family protein, coding for MKRIVSIILILTMLVIIVAGCSQAEDKNTFMSLREEHKSEIIKRGPVPGKSKELNTPNGASLITYESGELKLKGWISENKEENIKKPAIVFVHGGFSLNESYWDLMKPYMDAGYVVMTPMVRGEKGNDGNYELLYGEVDDIIAAGEYVSKLSYVDEKNIYLVGHSLGGATSILASMMPSKYKSVITFGAAPLDIKGELDANEQLKNIIPFNMDNEIEFSLRTPIKYADSVQKPLYMFVESNSHIPNLKELTESFSKEVNEKGGKSEIHIVEGNHLSAIEGAVKKSIDIINGN